The stretch of DNA GGGTGACATCGTCGTGGTCTGCCTGATGACATGAGGCTCGTCGTACACCGGACGTGAGGCGGCGAACTTCACAATGTTGTAGCCGGCATGCCACGCGACCAGTGTGTACGAGCCCGGCGGAATACCGCCGATTTCGAAGCGTCCCTGCTCATCGGTCACGGTGAAATAGGGATGGTCGAATGCCGCTGCCCAGGCGTTCATATGAACGTGCACATCACACTGCAATCGCAACCCGACGCCGCGCGCGCGGAGCAACGTCGTCGTCAGTTCCCGATCCGGGGTCGGCATCGCGAGGTTGAAGAGACTGCTGTGCTTCTCGTTGAAGAAGTGCGGGTTGTGGAGCACCGACTCGAAATTGATCAGCGCAACGGGGGAGGTCCGAACGAACGGAAACACCGGGCGTTGAAACTGGCAGGACTTCGATGCGAGCGCTCCCTTATGCGCACCCATCGCAAGCCGGTAGGCCGGCTCGACCGCTTTCCCCCGCTCCACCCGCTCGAGGTAGACGAGCACGTCCTGGAGCCCGTTGGTGGCCGGATCGATCCGGAGGACCGGCGACGGCACCTCCGTCCCGCAGGTATCGAGGTCGGCAAAGACCTTCAGCGGGGGCACATCGGGGATCGCCCCTTTCCAGATGGCTTGCCCCTTGATCGTGCCCCCGTCCGACACGTCGATGACGGCATATTCCGCATTGCCATCACTCGCGTGCACGCACAGCGCCAACCAACCGGCAAGGAGTAGGGAATACCGGAGCACAAACTGTCGAGACATGGAGTACCTCATCGACATGCATGGGACTGCGTCACCCATGGCTGTGGACAATAAAAAAGCCCGAACCACCCAGCAACGGGTCGTTCGGGCTCTGGAGCGGAACGCTCTTTGGCCTCGTAGATTGTCGAACGGGGAGACGCTACGCTTCTCGGTTCCTCCCTGTCAAGATGTCGGGATGGAGAATCTCGCGGCACGCTGACTACTGCCCGCCGAACCCCGTCATCATTTGATCACGATCACCATCGAATCCGGCCCGGCCAGTTTTTCCACCTTGGTTCGCTTGAAGCCGGCGTTATTCATTCACTGCATACAATCCGCGCCGGTGAAGTCGAATCCACCCGGCGTCTCGATCAGCATGTTCAGGCCTCAAAGATCGGACGCACGACCGGGAGAGCCATAAAAAGAAGCTGCGCAGTGGAACAGACAGAGTCAACCGGGCCCCACACCGGCCTGTGTGAAGCGTATCTCTTCTTCTCGTACCGTATCGAGAGAGATACAGATCAGCCGGGGTTTCAGGCTGCGCACACCTCAACTACGCACACATGGCCATCATTCCCCGTACCGAGACGAACGGCAGGATCTTTGCTATTCACCGGCATCATCGATCAGTGACGACACATCAGTCTTCAAATCTCGACTCACGGAGGAGGTCCCGCATGGGCACATCTGATCAATTGAAAACGG from Nitrospira sp. encodes:
- a CDS encoding carboxypeptidase-like regulatory domain-containing protein → MSRQFVLRYSLLLAGWLALCVHASDGNAEYAVIDVSDGGTIKGQAIWKGAIPDVPPLKVFADLDTCGTEVPSPVLRIDPATNGLQDVLVYLERVERGKAVEPAYRLAMGAHKGALASKSCQFQRPVFPFVRTSPVALINFESVLHNPHFFNEKHSSLFNLAMPTPDRELTTTLLRARGVGLRLQCDVHVHMNAWAAAFDHPYFTVTDEQGRFEIGGIPPGSYTLVAWHAGYNIVKFAASRPVYDEPHVIRQTTTMSPNGQAEYRFEFPVRPVEVDWKIAGGDGELSPE